One part of the Bacillus sp. FJAT-27916 genome encodes these proteins:
- a CDS encoding HD domain-containing protein produces MKESIQDIDVRACQFAEKAHAGTYRKGTNIPYMTHLEETADIVRTLTDNKKIIAAAYLHDVLEDTSCTVSDIEEQFGVDVARLVESETENKYHGKPKGDTWKTRKEETIHHLQDASVETKMITLGDKLSNIRSIKRDYEQIGNQLWERFNVKDPQMHAWYYRSVCDSLKELEGYSAWKELDRLIKEVFNQ; encoded by the coding sequence ATGAAAGAATCCATACAAGATATAGATGTTCGAGCTTGTCAATTTGCTGAAAAGGCTCATGCAGGGACTTATCGAAAGGGGACAAACATTCCCTATATGACGCATCTGGAGGAAACAGCGGATATTGTACGGACGTTAACTGATAATAAGAAAATTATTGCCGCTGCCTATCTCCATGATGTTCTAGAGGACACTAGCTGCACGGTATCCGATATTGAGGAGCAATTTGGCGTTGATGTGGCCCGGCTTGTTGAAAGCGAGACAGAAAACAAATATCATGGAAAGCCAAAGGGAGATACATGGAAAACGAGAAAGGAAGAGACAATCCATCATTTGCAGGATGCAAGTGTGGAAACAAAAATGATTACACTGGGCGATAAATTATCTAATATACGTTCAATCAAGCGGGACTATGAACAGATTGGGAATCAACTGTGGGAACGCTTCAATGTAAAGGATCCGCAAATGCATGCATGGTATTACCGTTCCGTCTGTGATTCTTTAAAAGAGCTTGAAGGCTACTCGGCGTGGAAGGAGCTTGACCGCTTAATTAAGGAAGTTTTTAACCAATGA